The segment CAGCATTAAAAGTTCGCCTTGAAATCATTGCCAAAGAGCATGACATCTCTATCATCACAACCGATGTCCAAGTGGCTCTTGACACACTTATCGTTGGATTATCAAACAAGTATGGGAGTAGAGTCGTTGTTCTTGTTGATGAATATGACAAACCCATTATCGATCGCTTAAGTGACATCGATACCGCCAGGCAAAATAGAGATCTCCTTAGAGGTTTCTTTGGAACGTTAAAAGGGACAGATGCGCACCTCCGATTTACATTTGTGACAGGGATTAGTAAATTTTCTCAGGTTTCTCTTTTCTCGGGCCTCAACAACCTCAAAGACATCACAATGGACCCGAGATATGCGACGATGGTGGGCTATACACAAGAACAGCTTGCCTTTACCTTTCAAGAGCACATTGCAGCAATGGTAAAAAGGCAAGGCAAAAAAGAGAGCGAGATCTTTGCTGAAGCAAAGGAGTGGTACAATGGATATCGGTTTTCAAATAGCGATGCCTGCGTTTACAACCCTTTTTCTACCCTCAACTTCATGGATAGACAAGAGGCTGAGCCCTACTGGTACAGCAGTGGAACTCCCTCGTTTCTCATCCGCGAAGTAGAAAAGCACCCACAGTCTGTTGTTCCCTTAAATGGAGTTTCAGCAAAAAAAAGCGACTTGATGAATATCAGCAGCTTGGGGAAAATCGACCTAGCAGCTCTGATGTTTCAAACCGGTTATCTCACGATTCAGAGCTATAACACCTCAACCAAACGGCACTTCTTAGGTTTTCCTAACCGGGAAGTTAAGGAGGCCTTCCTAGACTCTCTCCTCGGCCATTTTGCAACGATTAATCCAACAGTCTCCTCCAAGTGGCAAGATTTTTTGACAAACCAAGACCTTACCTCCTTCTGTAACGAAATGAAAGCGATGCTTGCCGCCTTCCCCTATCAGCTCTTCGTCAAAGCAACTGAAGCAACCTATCAGTCTGTCCTTCTAGGAATCCTTAAGGAGATGGATTTTGAGGTGGAGGCTGAGCAGACAACCAATATAGGACGGACAGATCTCATTATAGAAATGGAGCACACCACCTACATCTTCGAACTAAAGCTCAATGGCTCTCCAGAAGAAGCTTTAGCACAAATCCATAAGCGAAAATATTTCGAGCGCTACACCCACAAAAAAAAGAAAATTGCTTTACTAGGTGTAAACTTTTCGTCAGAGTCTCGCTCTATCTCTGCTTGGAAGGGAGAGCTTCTTTCCGAAACGGGCCAGAAACTCCAAGATCTTTGAAATATATCTTAAAAAATGTACAATGCCTCCTATGGAAGCAGTGATAGAAAAAAACACCCATCCCTTCTACCCTTTTTTCAAGCGCCTTTTCGATCTCGCGTTTAGCACCACTTTCATCACCATTTTCTCACCGGTGTATCTCGCTTTAGCCCTCCTTATTAAGCTGGGATCGAAGGGACCCATCTTCTATATCGGCAAGCGGCTCGGAAAAGGGGGAAAACATGTCACGATTTACAAGTTCCGGACGATGTATCTCGATGCCGAGGAGCGACTCGAGGAAATGCTCAAAAATAACCCGAAGATGCGGGAAGAGTGGGAGGTGTACCAAAAGCTCCAAGATGATCCTCGCTGCACCCCGATCGGAAAATTCTTAAGAAAAACATCGCTCGATGAGTTTCCCCAGTTTTTGAATGTCATTAAGGGTGACCTCAGCGTTGTCGGTCCCCGCCCTCACTACATCGAAGAGCTTGAGGGAGAGAGGAACAGCCCCTTAAAAAAATATGCCCAGTTTGTCTTGTCGGTCAAACCG is part of the Candidatus Neptunochlamydia vexilliferae genome and harbors:
- a CDS encoding ATP-binding protein translates to MKKLPIGIQSLSKILANRDYVYVDKTGFAKKLIDEGAPYYFISRPRRFGKSLFLNTLEEIFKGNKELFKGCAIYESDYGWEKHPVVHLDFSKIANHTFEHLETALKVRLEIIAKEHDISIITTDVQVALDTLIVGLSNKYGSRVVVLVDEYDKPIIDRLSDIDTARQNRDLLRGFFGTLKGTDAHLRFTFVTGISKFSQVSLFSGLNNLKDITMDPRYATMVGYTQEQLAFTFQEHIAAMVKRQGKKESEIFAEAKEWYNGYRFSNSDACVYNPFSTLNFMDRQEAEPYWYSSGTPSFLIREVEKHPQSVVPLNGVSAKKSDLMNISSLGKIDLAALMFQTGYLTIQSYNTSTKRHFLGFPNREVKEAFLDSLLGHFATINPTVSSKWQDFLTNQDLTSFCNEMKAMLAAFPYQLFVKATEATYQSVLLGILKEMDFEVEAEQTTNIGRTDLIIEMEHTTYIFELKLNGSPEEALAQIHKRKYFERYTHKKKKIALLGVNFSSESRSISAWKGELLSETGQKLQDL
- a CDS encoding sugar transferase; protein product: MEAVIEKNTHPFYPFFKRLFDLAFSTTFITIFSPVYLALALLIKLGSKGPIFYIGKRLGKGGKHVTIYKFRTMYLDAEERLEEMLKNNPKMREEWEVYQKLQDDPRCTPIGKFLRKTSLDEFPQFLNVIKGDLSVVGPRPHYIEELEGERNSPLKKYAQFVLSVKPGITGLWQISGRNHLSYEDRVELDSLYYKKQSFFYDLMVVLKTIPLVLISRGAV